From one Parambassis ranga chromosome 5, fParRan2.1, whole genome shotgun sequence genomic stretch:
- the ora2 gene encoding olfactory receptor class A related 2: MPSEEFARAMLYLSLSVVGVPGNAAVIAAFLLLFYHENRLLAADAIVLHLACVNLLVVGVRCVLETLASFYVPNIFGDLSCKAVIFIYRTSRSLSIWLTFLLSAYQCLSIAPPGSRWASARTWVAKYLVFLFLFLWVLNTCMSIAPLMFSFGANSNSSMTNYGINVQFCYVNFPSKLSKDANGATQVGRDVVPMALMTVASLIILVFLYKHSQQVKGLRSSSSSGGGGGGGAEQRAAKAVVTLVTLYVVLYGVDNGLWVYTLTVKKTMSSSLISDLRIFFSSLYAALSPLVIIASNRKVNSRLRCVAQEKPVMEKATSMSTM; encoded by the coding sequence ATGCCATCGGAGGAGTTTGCTCGTGCGATGCTCTATCTGTCCCTGTCAGTTGTGGGAGTTCCGGGTAACGCTGCTGTAATTGccgccttcctcctcctgttctacCATGAGAACCGCCTCCTGGCTGCTGATGCCATTGTCCTGCACCTGGCCTGTGTCAACCTGCTGGTGGTGGGTGTACGCTGTGTGCTGGAGACGCTGGCCTCCTTCTATGTGCCGAACATCTTTGGAGATTTGAGTTGTAAAGCTGTGATCTTCATCTATAGAACATCTCGCTCCCTCTCGATATGGCTCACCTTCCTCCTCAGTGCCTACCAATGCCTGAGCATCGCCCCTCCTGGGTCACGCTGGGCCTCTGCCCGCACCTGGGTAGCCAAGTATTTGGTCTTTTTGTTCCTGTTCCTGTGGGTCCTCAACACCTGCATGTCTATAGCACCCTTAATGTTTTCTTTTGGTGCCAACAGTAACTCCAGCATGACAAACTACGGTATCAATGTACAATTCTGCTACGTGAACTTTCCTTCAAAGCTGTCAAAGGACGCCAATGGGGCAACTCAAGTGGGCAGAGATGTGGTCCCCATGGCCCTCATGACCGTAGCCAGTCTAATCATCCTTGTGTTTCTTtacaaacacagccagcaggTGAAGGGActccgcagcagcagcagcagcgggggTGGGGGAGGCGGTGGGGCCGAGCAAAGAGCTGCCAAAGCTGTGGTGACTCTTGTGACCTTGTATGTGGTCCTCTATGGGGTGGATAATGGGCTTTGGGTGTACACCCTCACTGTGAAGAAGACCATGAGCTCCTCTCTGATCTCTGACCTGCGTATATTCTTCTCCTCACTGTATGCAGCGCTGAGCCCTCTGGTTATCATCGCATCTAACAGGAAGGTGAACAGCAGGCTGAGGTGTGTGGCACAGGAGAAGCCTGTCATGGAGAAAGCCACGAGCATGTCTACTATGTGA
- the ora1 gene encoding olfactory receptor class A-like protein 1 codes for MDLCVTIKGVSFLLQTGMGILGNTVVLLAYAHIIYTEPKLLPVDMILCHLAFANLMLLLTRGVPQTMTVFGLKNLLNDPGCKVVIYAYRIGRALSVCITCMLSVFQALTIAPAGPRLSRLKPALPSLVIPTFAGLWLLNMAICIAAPLFSMAPRNGTIPAFTLNLGFCHVDFRDSLSYVINGVAVSGRDFAFVALMVGSSGYILLLLYRHSHQVRRIRRSQGGGAETRAAKTVVTLVVLYVVFFGIDNVIWIYMLTVAKVSPVVADMRVFFSSCYASLSPYFIISSNKKVKARIVCTAEQETLSEDTQESNDK; via the coding sequence ATGGATCTGTGTGTGACCATCAAAGGGGTCTCCTTCCTCTTGCAAACAGGTATGGGTATTTTGGGGAACACTGTGGTACTGCTAGCCTACGCCCACATCATTTACACTGAGCCCAAACTCCTTCCCGTGGACATGATCCTGTGCCACCTGGCCTTCGCCaacctgatgctgctgctcaccCGCGGCGTCCCTCAGACTATGACCGTGTTTGGGCTGAAGAACCTGCTGAATGATCCGGGCTGCAAGGTGGTGATCTACGCCTACCGCATCGGCCGGGCTCTGTCAGTCTGCATCACCTGCATGCTCAGCGTGTTTCAGGCGTTGACTATCGCCCCCGCTGGGCCTCGTTTGTCCAGGCTGAAGCCTGCACTTCCCTCCCTGGTCATACCGACCTTTGCAGGGCTTTGGCTCCTGAACATGGCCATATGCATCGCAGCCCCATTGTTTTCCATGGCTCCACGTAACGGCACCATCCCTGCCTTTACCCTCAACCTTGGCTTCTGTCATGTGGACTTCAGAGACAGCCTGTCCTATGTGATTAATGGGGTGGCTGTCTCTGGGAGGGATTTTGCCTTTGTTGCCCTCATGGTGGGCTCCAGCGGGTACATCCTGCTGCTTCTCTACCGCCACAGCCATCAGGTGAGAAGGATCCGTCGCTCTCAGGGTGGTGGGGCAGAGACGAGGGCAGCCAAAACAGTGGTGACCCTGGTGGTCCTCTATGTGGTCTTCTTTGGGATAGACAACGTGATCTGGATCTACATGCTGACGGTGGCGAAGGTGTCACCAGTAGTGGCTGATATGAGGGTGTTCTTCTCATCCTGCTACGCCTCTCTCAGCCCTTACTTTATCATTTCCTCCAACAAGAAGGTCAAGGCGAGGATTGTGTGCACAGCTGAGCAGGAGACACTGTCAGAGGACACTCAAGAGTCCAATGACAAATGA